The following proteins are co-located in the Acidimicrobiales bacterium genome:
- a CDS encoding TIGR03086 family metal-binding protein: MNAQTIPEHRGDTDPRVLIGRAVETAGSVIGAVRPDQLDSPTPCTEMDVRAMLGHLVGVIDRIAALGRGEDPFSVVEVSAPNDDWSQAWKASARSLVDAWQDDAVLDQPMELPWIQGDGAKVLSSYYSELTVHTWDLAVATGQRPVWDDDVVSAALETGSFLPAENRLALFEEISAAMGLDEVGVPFADAIQTSDDAPAIDRLVAWNGRDPGWG, translated from the coding sequence ATGAACGCACAAACGATCCCTGAACACCGAGGCGACACTGATCCCCGAGTCCTCATCGGTCGCGCCGTCGAAACCGCCGGCTCCGTAATCGGCGCAGTTCGACCCGATCAGTTGGACTCACCGACGCCGTGCACAGAGATGGACGTCCGCGCCATGCTGGGCCATCTCGTCGGCGTCATCGACCGCATCGCTGCCCTGGGGCGAGGGGAAGACCCCTTTTCCGTGGTGGAGGTCTCTGCCCCTAACGATGACTGGTCCCAAGCCTGGAAGGCGTCGGCGCGCAGCCTCGTCGATGCCTGGCAGGACGATGCCGTGCTCGACCAGCCGATGGAGCTGCCCTGGATCCAGGGCGATGGCGCCAAGGTGCTCTCTTCGTATTACTCCGAGCTGACCGTTCACACGTGGGACCTGGCCGTGGCAACTGGCCAGCGGCCGGTCTGGGACGATGACGTGGTGTCAGCGGCTCTGGAAACCGGCAGCTTTCTCCCCGCCGAGAATCGGTTGGCCCTGTTCGAGGAGATCTCCGCAGCAATGGGCCTCGACGAGGTGGGGGTGCCGTTCGCCGATGCGATCCAGACGTCTGATGATGCTCCGGCCATCGACCGCCTGGTCGCCTGGAACGGTCGCGACCCCGGCTGGGGCTAG
- a CDS encoding alpha/beta hydrolase-fold protein: MASLGGSLVNEMFDFDGGRRVTMYVPPGPPRSVVYAADGGWHTERLARALETPPENPSTVIVGVHGLDDDDGRLHEYVESFGRERFEAFERFFVDEVNAWATSELGVRLPAERTAVWGASLGGEFALAMGLRHPAKFGAVLCASPGGGFTPTSCELPSEVPRSYLVGGTQEQWFFDNATRWADALTDAGGDVVIEQRDGEHGGEFWYDEIPRMIAWAFTR; this comes from the coding sequence GTGGCTTCGCTGGGCGGTTCGCTCGTCAACGAGATGTTCGACTTCGACGGTGGCCGCCGCGTGACTATGTACGTTCCACCTGGTCCGCCCAGGTCGGTCGTCTATGCCGCCGATGGCGGGTGGCATACCGAACGGCTTGCTCGTGCACTTGAGACTCCGCCGGAGAATCCGTCGACGGTGATCGTCGGCGTTCACGGCCTCGACGATGACGATGGGCGCCTCCACGAGTACGTCGAATCGTTCGGACGTGAGCGCTTCGAGGCGTTCGAACGGTTCTTCGTCGACGAGGTGAACGCGTGGGCGACGTCTGAGCTGGGCGTTCGGCTACCCGCCGAGCGCACTGCGGTCTGGGGCGCCTCGTTGGGTGGAGAGTTCGCTCTGGCCATGGGGTTGCGCCACCCGGCGAAGTTCGGCGCCGTCCTGTGTGCCTCGCCAGGTGGTGGCTTCACGCCAACCAGTTGTGAGCTGCCGTCTGAGGTTCCCCGCTCCTATCTGGTCGGCGGAACGCAGGAGCAGTGGTTCTTCGACAACGCGACGAGGTGGGCGGACGCACTAACCGATGCGGGTGGAGACGTCGTAATCGAACAGCGCGACGGAGAGCACGGCGGCGAGTTCTGGTACGACGAGATCCCCCGGATGATCGCCTGGGCATTCACCCGCTGA
- a CDS encoding alpha/beta fold hydrolase — protein MSEGSKDPVADLVERMSTSATRTVKGFRNGLLHYARMDRPPLASTPKDTVWQRDKVELWRYRSDKRRGGPPLILVHSLVNRSYIFDLVPGNSVVEVLLDRGLDVYLVEWGIPDAADADNGLETYSDQYLPEIVRFATNLSGADNANVLGYCFGGVLALLYAAAHPNDPINTLIALATPVDNNKMPAQLRAGSGNFDPDLVTDESGNVPGNVIGDAIRSLTPMAELSANMNLLANLWNDDYVAAHNAMTMWGNDQIPFAGRAFRQTTQMLAKDNGFMTDKLELAGRRVSLNDIEVPFLNVFGTKDHIVPADATRPLSGLLGSDDVTDLELSAGHVGLFIGRTAHKKGVPAMVDWIDQHS, from the coding sequence ATGAGTGAGGGCTCGAAGGACCCGGTGGCCGACCTCGTCGAGCGCATGTCGACGTCTGCAACCCGAACGGTCAAGGGGTTCCGCAACGGGCTGCTGCACTACGCCCGGATGGACCGACCGCCGCTGGCCAGCACTCCCAAGGACACGGTGTGGCAGCGCGACAAGGTCGAGTTGTGGCGCTATCGCAGCGACAAGCGGCGGGGCGGCCCACCACTGATCCTGGTTCACAGCCTGGTCAACCGCAGCTACATCTTCGATCTGGTTCCTGGCAACTCGGTGGTCGAGGTGCTCCTCGACAGGGGCCTCGACGTGTACCTGGTCGAGTGGGGCATCCCAGACGCTGCCGATGCCGACAACGGCCTCGAGACCTATAGCGATCAGTACCTGCCCGAGATCGTTCGGTTTGCCACAAACCTCAGCGGCGCCGACAACGCGAACGTGCTCGGCTATTGCTTTGGCGGTGTCTTGGCCCTGTTGTACGCCGCCGCACACCCCAACGACCCCATCAACACCCTGATCGCTCTGGCGACCCCGGTCGACAACAACAAGATGCCGGCGCAGCTTCGAGCCGGAAGCGGCAACTTCGACCCCGATCTGGTCACCGACGAATCGGGCAATGTTCCCGGCAACGTCATCGGCGACGCCATTCGGTCCCTGACGCCCATGGCAGAGCTGTCGGCGAACATGAACCTGCTGGCCAACCTGTGGAATGACGACTACGTGGCCGCTCACAACGCCATGACCATGTGGGGCAACGATCAGATTCCCTTCGCCGGCCGCGCGTTTCGCCAGACGACCCAGATGCTCGCCAAGGACAACGGGTTCATGACCGACAAGCTCGAGCTGGCCGGGCGACGGGTATCGCTGAACGACATCGAGGTTCCGTTCCTGAACGTCTTCGGGACCAAGGATCACATCGTGCCCGCCGACGCAACCCGGCCCCTCAGCGGGTTGCTCGGCTCTGACGATGTGACCGACCTCGAGCTGAGCGCCGGGCATGTCGGGCTGTTCATCGGTCGCACTGCTCACAAGAAGGGCGTACCGGCCATGGTCGACTGGATCGACCAGCACAGCTAG
- a CDS encoding DUF222 domain-containing protein, which yields MMVDVEQLATETRVAQGLVELGRRISRGHFDLCIGSARFADGPVWIAQGAPSAAHWLAERLDVAPSTVREWIRIGRTLGAFGPSASAFAEGRLSYAKIQVLTRYLTAENEAELLDLAERVPAANLPEAIAAWTMANEPGEVIDARHRRDRSVHIRNHADGTRTTTIRTNGIIGGALQAAIDSEVMRAKLEREPDGTWPTVAQQRHDALARLIDGTGGGGRGNIDYEVVVHVRGDGCTLDDGTPVTESAVARLLDRSFVRLLIHGADRKPVNASTRRRLPNKRQKRLVKERDRACIDCGRSDLLTFDHNPPWHQTRRTHTDELQLRCSPCHRRRHDNEVD from the coding sequence ATGATGGTCGATGTAGAGCAACTCGCGACCGAGACGAGGGTGGCTCAAGGCCTGGTCGAGCTCGGAAGGCGAATCTCCCGCGGCCACTTCGACCTGTGCATCGGGTCGGCGAGATTCGCCGACGGTCCCGTGTGGATCGCCCAAGGTGCTCCGTCGGCTGCCCATTGGCTTGCCGAACGCCTCGACGTCGCCCCCAGCACTGTGCGTGAGTGGATACGCATCGGTCGCACTCTCGGCGCATTTGGTCCGTCCGCGAGCGCATTTGCAGAAGGCAGGCTCAGCTACGCCAAGATCCAGGTCCTCACCCGATACCTCACCGCCGAGAACGAGGCCGAGCTTCTCGATCTGGCCGAGCGAGTTCCAGCGGCAAACCTTCCAGAAGCAATAGCGGCCTGGACCATGGCCAACGAGCCCGGCGAGGTCATAGACGCTCGCCATCGACGAGACCGTTCGGTTCACATCCGCAATCACGCCGACGGCACACGCACCACCACCATCCGCACCAACGGCATCATCGGCGGAGCCCTTCAGGCTGCCATCGACAGCGAGGTCATGCGCGCCAAGCTCGAGCGAGAGCCCGACGGCACCTGGCCAACGGTTGCCCAGCAGCGCCACGACGCCCTGGCCCGACTCATCGACGGCACCGGCGGGGGTGGGCGGGGCAACATCGACTACGAGGTCGTGGTCCACGTCCGCGGCGACGGGTGCACGCTCGACGACGGCACACCCGTGACCGAATCGGCTGTCGCCCGCCTTCTAGACCGGTCGTTTGTGCGGCTCCTCATCCACGGCGCAGACCGCAAGCCCGTAAACGCCTCCACCCGGCGCCGCCTGCCGAACAAGCGCCAGAAGCGGCTCGTCAAAGAACGCGATCGCGCCTGCATCGACTGTGGGCGATCGGATCTGCTGACCTTCGACCACAACCCGCCGTGGCACCAAACCCGACGCACCCACACCGACGAACTCCAGCTCCGCTGCAGCCCATGCCACCGCAGGCGCCACGACAACGAAGTCGACTAG
- a CDS encoding ABC transporter ATP-binding protein, which yields MNEPKRRPRPLLECHALTKDYGSTRALGPIDLEIGFGETVALVGHNGSGKSTLLSLIAGLIEATEGWVAITGGPAGDEESRATVSYVPDTPVFYDDLSLGEHLEYLSRLHGTTPAEQHTDALLEAFGLEKRIDDLPTDFSRGLRQKAGLTVAVCRPYRLLLIDEPFSGLDAKGKQTLLDLLAQVKAGGGTVIVATHDDAVMHAFDRVITLAEGELVSDTGAAA from the coding sequence GTGAACGAACCAAAGCGTCGACCCCGCCCGCTTCTCGAGTGCCATGCACTCACGAAGGACTATGGATCCACCCGCGCCCTGGGCCCGATCGACCTCGAGATCGGCTTCGGCGAGACGGTGGCACTGGTTGGACACAACGGCTCTGGCAAATCGACATTGCTTTCGCTCATAGCCGGACTCATCGAGGCCACCGAAGGCTGGGTGGCCATAACCGGTGGACCGGCCGGCGACGAAGAATCTCGCGCCACGGTCTCGTACGTGCCCGACACCCCGGTTTTCTACGACGACCTGAGCCTGGGCGAGCACCTCGAATACCTGAGCCGACTTCACGGAACCACGCCCGCCGAGCAGCACACCGACGCACTGTTGGAGGCCTTCGGGCTCGAGAAGCGAATCGACGATCTGCCGACCGACTTCAGCCGCGGACTTCGCCAGAAGGCCGGCCTGACCGTTGCGGTTTGCCGCCCGTATCGGCTGCTGCTGATCGACGAGCCGTTCTCGGGTCTCGACGCGAAGGGCAAGCAGACGCTGCTCGACCTGTTGGCCCAGGTCAAGGCGGGTGGTGGCACGGTCATCGTCGCCACCCACGACGACGCTGTGATGCACGCGTTCGATCGTGTCATAACGCTCGCCGAGGGCGAACTCGTCAGCGACACCGGCGCCGCGGCCTGA
- a CDS encoding phosphotransferase has translation MSQPIHDDEPDTGEAVVRALLAADLPHLANAPVEYLQTSGTDNAMWRVVVEGSSDLVVRLPRRSGAAGQLTREAAVMQQLRGSELADVVAVPAVVHVGDPQPAFGHPWAVYEWLDGDDAWSARDGLDLEQLAVDISQTVARMRHLRVSGVRQRRRGERGGPIEAVLERLDRWLTDPAWNARALIDVDAVAAIAAQAVGLPDAEPVFVHGDLIPGNLLVLDGRLSAVIDWGGAGYGDPAQDLAPAWSVLDGPGRQIFRRLVEADDQAWIRGRTIELEHAVGAVLYYVPRGHQLGDVMERTLGRIIEDASGA, from the coding sequence GTGAGCCAGCCGATCCACGATGACGAGCCCGACACCGGCGAGGCGGTGGTGCGTGCCCTGTTGGCTGCCGATCTTCCCCATCTGGCGAATGCCCCCGTCGAGTACCTGCAAACCTCGGGCACCGACAACGCCATGTGGCGCGTCGTCGTGGAGGGATCGTCCGATCTCGTCGTTCGGTTGCCCCGACGTTCGGGGGCAGCCGGCCAACTGACCCGCGAGGCGGCAGTGATGCAACAGCTGCGAGGGTCCGAGCTGGCCGACGTTGTTGCGGTACCGGCTGTCGTTCATGTCGGTGACCCGCAGCCGGCCTTCGGTCATCCGTGGGCTGTGTATGAGTGGCTCGATGGCGACGACGCCTGGTCGGCACGCGATGGGCTCGACCTCGAACAGCTGGCCGTCGACATCAGCCAAACGGTGGCGCGCATGCGCCATCTGAGGGTCAGCGGCGTGAGACAGCGTCGGCGGGGAGAGCGAGGTGGGCCCATCGAGGCGGTGCTGGAAAGGCTCGACAGGTGGTTGACCGACCCAGCCTGGAACGCCCGGGCCCTTATCGACGTCGACGCCGTTGCCGCCATCGCCGCCCAGGCGGTTGGTCTGCCCGACGCCGAGCCGGTGTTTGTCCATGGCGATCTGATTCCCGGAAACCTTCTGGTGCTCGATGGGCGCCTGTCGGCCGTCATCGACTGGGGCGGGGCCGGTTATGGAGACCCGGCTCAAGATCTGGCTCCGGCATGGTCGGTGCTGGACGGACCCGGCCGCCAGATCTTCCGCCGTCTCGTCGAGGCAGACGACCAGGCATGGATCCGTGGTCGCACGATCGAGCTGGAGCACGCGGTTGGTGCGGTTCTGTACTACGTGCCCAGGGGCCATCAGCTCGGCGACGTGATGGAGCGAACGCTGGGGCGGATCATCGAAGACGCATCCGGGGCTTAG